CATGTCCTTGCGCGACGGATAGGTCTTCTCGTGCACCACGGCGGCCTCGATGCCGCACAGCGGGAACCAGTCCTCGATGGCCTGCGCGGGATCGGGAAAGCGCACCTCGCGCAGGTCGCCGCCGAGCGTGCGCACCGCGGCGATGGCGGCGTCCAGCACCTCGCGCGTGGGTGCGTCGACGCCCTCGGTGGTCCAGCGCGTGTCGATGCCGATGCGAAGGCCCGCGATGCCCTTGCCGATATCGGCGAGGTAATCTGGCACTGGCGCGAGGCTGGCGGTCGGGTCGTTCACGTCGGCGCCGGCAATCGCGCCGAGCATCGCGCCCGCATCGGCCGCGCTGCGGGTCATCGGGCCGATGTGGTCCAGCGTCGCGGCCAGCTCGAAGGCACCGTAGCGGCTCACGCGGCCCCAGGTCGGCTTGAGGCCCGTGAGGCCGTTGGCGGCCGAGGGAAAGCGGATCGAGCCGCCGGTGTCGGTGCCCAGCGAGCCGTAGCACAGGCCCGCCGCGGTTGCCACGCCCGAGCCGCTGGACGACACGCCCGGCCAGTGCGCCGCATTCCATGGGTTGACCGGGGGCGAGACCGAGGGGTGATGGTCCGCATAGGCGCTTTCGGTGAGCTGCAGCTTGCCGAGGATGACGGCGCCCGCCTCGCGCAGCTTGCGCACCACGGTGCCGTCGGTGGTGGGCACGAAGTCCTTGTAGAGCGTCATGCCGGCGGCGGTCGGTACGCCTTCGGTCCAGCACAGGTCCTTGATGGCGATCGGCACGCCGTGCAGCGGGCCGCGGATCTCTCCCTTGGCGATTTCTGCTTCGGCGCGCGCCGCCTCGGCGAGCGCGGAATCCCCGAGCACGCGCACATAGCTCTTGAGCTTTCCGTCGAGCGCGCCGATGCGCTCGAGTTGCGCCTTCGTCACCTCTACGGGCGACAGTTCCTTGGCCTGGATGCGGCGGCCGACTTCCAGAAGTTCGAGGTAGTGCAGATCGTTGTTCGGCATGACTGGGAGACTCCGTTTCGTTGTGGACTGGTGCGAGGAACAGGCTTGTCTGAAGCTGTCCATCGAAGGTATCGAAGGGCCGCCGCGCACGCTTGGCTCGCAGCGCCATTGCGATGTGCTGGACCGGCCAGCGAAGTTTTTCAGCCGAGCACGGGCGCGCGCTTGTGGAAGGCCGTGGCCTCCTGGAAGGCCTGGCCCGCGCGCAGCAACGCGGCCTCGGCGAAGGGCCGGCCGATGATCTGCATGCCGATGGGCAGGCCGTCCGGATCGAAACCGCAGGGCACGTTCAGCGAAGGCAGCCCCGTGAGGCTCGCGACGCCGGTGAACTGCATGATTGCGGAGAGCATGTCTTCGTCCTGCCCGGGTTCGATCTCCACGCGCGTCTCGCCGATGCGGGTGGCGACGAAGGGCAGCGACGGGCAGACGAACACGTCCACCTTCCTGAAGGCCTCGAGGAACTCGGCGCGCAGCAGCGCACGGTAGCGCTGGGCCTGCAGGTACTGGGTGGCCAGCAGCAATTCGCCGGCCTCCAGCAGGGTGCGCACGTCGTCGCCGTAGTCCTGGGGGCGCTCGCGCAGGTTGCGCTGGTGGTAGGTGCTGGGCTCGGCCGATTCGATGGTGAGCTGCGCGGAGATGTTGCCGTGGATGTTGCCGATGTCGATGTCGACCAGCTCGGCGCCCAGGTCGACAAAGGTGGCCAAGGCCTCCTTCACCGCGTCGTGTACCGGCGCCTGCAGGTGCTCGAAGAAGTAGCCGGGCACGATGCCGATGCGCAGGCCGCGGCAGCCGCCGCCCAGGTCCTTCAGGTAGTCGTCGCAGGCGCGTTGCGCGCTGCCCGCGTCCTTCGGATCGAAGCCCGCGATGGCGCCGAACATCAGCGCGCAGTCTTCGACGGTGCGCGTCATCGGGCCCACCGTGTCCATGCTCCATGCGAGCGGAATCACGCCGTGGTTGCTGACCCGCCCGTAGGTCGGGCGCAGGCCCACGATGCCGTTGATGGCCGAAGGCAGGCGGATCGAGCCGCCCGTGTCGGTGCCGATCGCGCCGAAGCAGAAACGCGCGGCCACCGCCACCGCCGAGCCGCCGCTGGAGCCGGCCGGAAAGCGCGCCGGGTCCCAGGGGTTGCGCACCGCGCCGTAGTGCGGATTGGCCGAGGTGCCGCCCCAGGCGAACTCGTGCATGTTGGTCTTGCCGATGAAGATCGCGCCGGCCTGGCGCAGCCGCGTGGTGACTGTGGCGTCGGCCTCGGGCAGCCAGTCGGCCAAGATCTTGCTGCCCGCCGTGGTGCGGCTGCCGCGCACCGCGACGTTGTCCTTCAGCGCGATCGGAATGCCCTGCAGCGGACCGAGCTCGTGGCCCGCGCCCGAGAGCAGTTCGGCGGCGCGCGCGACCTGCATCGCCTGCTCCTCGAACACCGTGATGAAGGATCGGAGCACGCCGTCGTGCGCGCGGATGCGTGCGAGCGATGCCTCCACCAGCTCCACGGGCGAGACCTTGCGCTCGCGCACCAGGCGCGCGGCTTCGGCGAGGCCGAGTTCGAGCAGCTCGCTCATGCGGCGTCCTCGGGCAGGTCGTGCGCATGCGCGAAGGCGGTGACCGGCATCAGCTCGCGGTAGGCCGCATCGCTCATCTTGCGGCTCAGTTCGTTGGCTGCGGGAATCCAGGCGGACAGCACCACCTGGACCGCGGCGCGGCGCTCGGGGCTCAGGTCCAGGGCCGCGCAGCGGGCGAGCGCGCCGGCATCGACCGCATCTGCGGGCGGGGAAGCATTCATCGTCGTCTCCGTTCGTGAAGGAAGCTTTGTGGACTTCACGATAGGGAGCAACGCCGCGCGCGGCTTGGCTGCAAGAGCCAGCGCGATGGGCTGGAACCGCCAACCTCCCGCGCGCGGCGGAATGCGGGCTGTGGTGACGCTCCTAGTGCCCGCGCAGCAGCGTCTGCGGCGTCACGCCATAGGCCTTCTTGAAGACCCGGCAGAAGTGCGAGAGATCGCTGAAGCCGTACTGGAACGCCGCCTGCGTGACCTGCCGCACGCGGCCTTCGCGCAGCGCGCTGTGGCTCGCCTCCAGCCGCTGCTTCCAGAGCCACTGG
This region of Variovorax sp. RKNM96 genomic DNA includes:
- a CDS encoding amidase; the protein is MSELLELGLAEAARLVRERKVSPVELVEASLARIRAHDGVLRSFITVFEEQAMQVARAAELLSGAGHELGPLQGIPIALKDNVAVRGSRTTAGSKILADWLPEADATVTTRLRQAGAIFIGKTNMHEFAWGGTSANPHYGAVRNPWDPARFPAGSSGGSAVAVAARFCFGAIGTDTGGSIRLPSAINGIVGLRPTYGRVSNHGVIPLAWSMDTVGPMTRTVEDCALMFGAIAGFDPKDAGSAQRACDDYLKDLGGGCRGLRIGIVPGYFFEHLQAPVHDAVKEALATFVDLGAELVDIDIGNIHGNISAQLTIESAEPSTYHQRNLRERPQDYGDDVRTLLEAGELLLATQYLQAQRYRALLRAEFLEAFRKVDVFVCPSLPFVATRIGETRVEIEPGQDEDMLSAIMQFTGVASLTGLPSLNVPCGFDPDGLPIGMQIIGRPFAEAALLRAGQAFQEATAFHKRAPVLG
- a CDS encoding amidase, producing the protein MPNNDLHYLELLEVGRRIQAKELSPVEVTKAQLERIGALDGKLKSYVRVLGDSALAEAARAEAEIAKGEIRGPLHGVPIAIKDLCWTEGVPTAAGMTLYKDFVPTTDGTVVRKLREAGAVILGKLQLTESAYADHHPSVSPPVNPWNAAHWPGVSSSGSGVATAAGLCYGSLGTDTGGSIRFPSAANGLTGLKPTWGRVSRYGAFELAATLDHIGPMTRSAADAGAMLGAIAGADVNDPTASLAPVPDYLADIGKGIAGLRIGIDTRWTTEGVDAPTREVLDAAIAAVRTLGGDLREVRFPDPAQAIEDWFPLCGIEAAVVHEKTYPSRKDMYGPAVAGLIDLGLAQRGVDYQKIVLRRHDFSGKVRAMFEDIDLLLIPATGIASPTMERMAQMGVDADLMAAMLRYTCPFDMTGSPTITLPGGFTAGGMPVAFQFVARHFDEALLVRAGAAFQQVTDWHRRHPAL